The Salmo trutta chromosome 6, fSalTru1.1, whole genome shotgun sequence genome has a window encoding:
- the gimap4 gene encoding GTPase IMAP family member 4, whose amino-acid sequence MESEKQVQSTGEDVPDPEEEEKRLAAAAREANRLSELRLVLLGWRWPGKSLTGNTILGREEFRLERAAEFCVKRQTEVEGRQVTVIDTPGWFSAQTTPLLYQQEMVRGASMCGPPGPHAFLLVIPVGMFTEVDRGRIEEHLALFGERVWRHTILVFTWAEVLRNMSIERHIKREGKDLQWVLEKCKRRYFVINNCIFGEHPQLRQLMEKIEKVVAEEGIYNPEEVEEKKHLDQKQNRELGARPKVNSAVGLAKLDVDPPHNSVDGLTD is encoded by the exons ATGGAATCAGAGAAACAAGTTCAATCAACAG GAGAGGATGTGCCTGacccagaggaggaggagaagaggctgGCGGCAGCAGCCCGGGAAGCCAACCGTCTATCTGAGCTGCGGCTGGTGCTGTTGGGCTGGAGGTGGCCTGGGAAGAGCCTCACAGGCAACACCATCCTGGGCCGCGAGGAGTTCCGCCTAGAACGGGCAGCCGAGTTCTGTGTCAAGCGTCAGACTGAGGTGGAGGGGCGCCAGGTGACAGTGATAGACACGCCGGGCTGGTTCTCAGCCCAGACAAcgcctctcctctaccagcaggaGATGGTACGGGGCGCCTCTATGTGTGGTCCCCCTGGCCCCCACGCCTTCCTGCTTGTCATCCCCGTGGGCATGTTTACCGAGGTGGACCGGGGCCGCATCGAGGAGCACCTGGCCCTGTTTGGGGAGCGCGTGTGGAGGCATACTATTCTAGTGTTCACTTGGGCTGAGGTACTGAGGAACATGTCCATCGAGAGACACATCAAGCGGGAGGGGAAGGATCTGCAGTGGGTGTTGGAAAAGTGCAAGAGGAGGTACTTTGTCATCAATAACTGCATATTTGGGGAGCACCCCCAACTGAGGCAGCTCATGGAGAAGATAGAGAAGGTGGTGGCGGAGGAGGGCATCTATAAcccagaggaggtggaggagaagaaaCATCTGGACCAAAAACAGAACCGGGAGCTTGGGGCAAGGCCCAAAGTGAACTCTGCTGTAGGATTGGCAAAACTGGACGTGGACCCGCCCCACA
- the chmp4c gene encoding charged multivesicular body protein 4c produces MSKIYKLFKGSSSSSSSSHYPSSSKSKHGHRSRTGPSPQEAIHKLRETEEMLAKKQDFLENKIEQEMMIAKKNGLKNKRAALQALKRKKRFEQQLTQIDGTLSTIEFQREALENANTNTEVLKTMGYAAKAIKGVHQNMDLDKIDSLMQDITESQEVAQEICDAISRPFGDAFDEDELLAELAELELEDSMTNMGRVPSVPASKLPTSKLPSTRPSQRTPSKKRVEDDDDMQMLAAWAV; encoded by the exons ATGAGCAAAATTTATAAATTGTTCAAGGGGAGCTCAAGTTCGAGCTCTTCTAGCCACTATCCAAGCTCTTCGAAGTCGAAACATGGCCATCGGTCTCGGACAGGTCCTAGCCCGCAGGAGGCCATTCACAAACTTCGAGAAACAGAGGAGATGCTGGCGAAAAAACAGGACTtcttggaaaataaaattgaacaAGAAATGATGATCGCGAAGAAGAATGGCCTCAAGAATAAACGTG CGGCCCTCCAGGCACTGAAGAGGAAGAAGCGCTTTGAGCAGCAGCTCACTCAGATTGACGGGACCCTCTCCACCATCGAGTTCCAAAGGGAGGCATTGGAGAATGCCAACACCAACACAGAGGTCCTGAAGACCATGGGCTACGCTGCCAAGGCCATCAAGGGCGTCCACCAGAACAT GGATCTGGATAAAATTGACTCTCTGATGCAGGACATCACCGAGTCGCAGGAAGTGGCCCAGGAGATCTGTGATGCTATCTCCCGACCTTTCGGAGATGCATTTGATGAG GATGAGCTGTTAGCGGAGCTGGCAGAGTTGGAGCTGGAGGACAGCATGACGAACATGGGTAGAGTGCCCAGTGTGCCCGCCTCCAAACTGCCCACCTCCAAGCTGCCCTCAACTCGACCCAGCCAGCGCACTC CGTCCAAGAAGAGGGTAGAGGATGATGACGACATGCAGATGCTGGCAGCCTGGGCAGTGTAA
- the zfand1 gene encoding AN1-type zinc finger protein 1 yields MAELDIGKHCNIKSCHQTDFLPFICDACRGVFCLEHRSRDLHACPVVDVKKEVQISGGCTRYPCTFEDCKGKELLPVICPHCQKHFCLVHRHQDDHKCDKLETPKPRMAATQALVQKIVESKKALPPRKGRKGVKNAATAAKVALMKLKLHAAGDKGLPQTERTYFNVFLPKEGKDSSLPMFFCSKWSVGKVVDYAASLASLKNDNNVLTAKKLRLCHPQTGEALKMDDTLLSMLAHPDSPLYNGGNVILEYLDNDYSGLEDTSAYIPQT; encoded by the exons ATGGCTGAGCTAGACATTGGGAAACATTGTAACATAAAGTCCTGCCATCAGACAG ATTTTCTGCCATTCATTTGTGATGCCTGCAGGGGTGTTTTCTG CCTTGAACACAGAAGTCGAGATTTGCACGCTTGTCCTGTG GTGGACGTTAAAAAAGAAGTCCAGATATCTGGTGGCTGTACAAGATACCCATGCACATTTGAAGACTGCAAAGGGAAGGAACTGTTGCCAGTCATTTGTCCACACTGTCAGAAACATTTCTGTTTGGT CCACCGTCACCAAGATGACCACAAGTGTGATAAACTGGAAACGCCCAAGCCTCGCATGGCTGCCACGCAGGCGCTCGTGCAGAAGATTGTAG AGTCCAAGAAGGCTTTGCCTCCGAGGAAAGGTCGCAAGGGAGTAAAGAACGCTGCAACAGCAGCCAAGGTGGCTTTGATGAAACTAAAGCTTCATGCTGCAGGAGACAAGGGACTGCCACAG ACAGAGAGGACCTATTTCAACGTTTTCCTTCCCAAAGAGGGCAAAGACTCCAGCCTGCCTATGTTTTTCTGTTCCAAGTGGAGTGTGGGGAAAGTAGTGGACTACGCTGCCTCGCTGGCCAGCCTCAAGAACGACAACAACGTACTAACGGCTAAG AAGCTGCGGCTGTGCCACCCCCAGACGGGCGAAGCCCTCAAGATGGACGACACCCTTCTCTCCATGCTGGCTCACCCAGACTCGCCCCTCTACAACGGGGGCAACGTGATCCTTGAGTACCTGGACAACGACTACTCAGGCCTGGAGGACACCTCTGCCTACATCCCACAGACCTGA